TGTTATTATGTTGaatttcaatttatatataaatatttttaaattcaaattataaaatctcattttcttaaaaaataataatttaatatttttgtaatacttttaacaattatttaaaattatcattaccaattaatatttaaaaaacaattattatttatcataataaatatttaaaaattatttgttataaATCATTGtatcaaaattttgaaataaataatttattaatttatttataaaatttatcaaaataaaatatcaatctCTAAAACTTCTTCttacaattaattatataattttaataggtgtatatacattaaattttaataattaataaaacattttttgaatttaaataaagaatcatctatttaatttaaaatttttaaatactaagaatattttaatagtttaatttttttaactaattcttaaaattaatctaataaatataaatattatccattttaaatttaaataaaattctaaataatgtatttttaataatataaaaataagagagaacTATTATTTAGAATAATACGTTTTATGATAATTATCAATTAGTTGTAGTATTATAtcaacttttatttaattattaaaaagtggTTATTAAAATAGATgatgattaatttattattttatattttttaataaaataaatataatattagataaataaagatattttcatTAGTTATCAAACTAAATATTAtagagataaatttaaaatatataatcattttaaataattctaCAAGATCATATCATTTTTATTGGCTATCAAACAAAAAGTTATagtgataaatttaaaatatataattattttagataattttaaaattaaaaacaattcGATGATTTCAGAAACgataaaattgaatcgaatcgataaTTAGTTATCAATATTATGtgattttgataatataaaagggTCAAAccctaattaaaatttaaatatttcaattaaattttaaaatattaaaaataaaatataaaaaataataagtcaAACCGAtggaatcgaatcaaatcatattagttaaattaatatcaattttttttctaattcgattcgatatatttttacaaacacttaaattttattttttaattaatttaattttaaatctgagatgttatattattttatgaaataataaattaacaaatttataatatattgatTGAGTGAGAAGAACTAGAGAAAAACAGTGATTTATGGatggaattaaaaaaaaaaaggttcctAGCTAATCCTAGGTAGACTAAAAACCCTAAAATTAGCAAAGATGGAAAAATGCCTAACAGAATAGTAAATAAAGGAATAAAATTTGGTGTACACATAACTATAAAAGGAATGgcttttgaacaatgtgaaCCCTAATCACTCAAAAACCTGCAAAAAGAGAAACAATTGCACATTGGAAAAGCTGTTAAAGGAGAGGCAACCacataactaaaaataaataaataatgaaagctTGAGCTTCCATTTATAGAAAAACAGTATATTGAATTTGCCAATTTCAGAATACTAAGTCAACTGAATCTCTCTTTTACATGAAATGACACAAAGCACTAGAATTCTTTCCTTGTGTGTGTTCATGGTGGAGTTTGCTTTATACCCCCATAAACCCTTTTAAAGAACATTTATACTTCTAAATATGGCAAGTTCCCAAGTGAGTGCCCATATTTGGAAAGGTTCTAACAACACTTATTTTGAGAATTTCTGCTTCTTTTTGccttcaataatattttaaaatatgactTACCAAAATTCATAATGCCTTTCATTCTActttacaataatttttatttttttttaatttattcattagattatattttagtaaaataatttaatttattagttgattcaattattttatttttttcccaaACATTAGTACAATTCACTCTTTCGGCCTAGCTAGTTGTTTAGCCTTATAATTTTCATTGCCTAACATTGTCAAATCATGGAGCTTCCACTTCCATTCATTTTTCTTTATTCCCATTTAAATAGTtgagaaatataaaaatatttatttttttagaacaattacttttaatcaaaatttatattGATTGAATTCACTCATATAGATCATTGAATTaactttcaattaatttttttttatgaactaTTTTAGTTTGGAGGAATTATTCCTTTTTGAATGGTAATACAATCATGTTTCTTGATAATTCGAAAATGGATTTTTTTGCATTGAGAATTAGTTAATTGTATACCACAAATAAGAAAATAGATGGtgtaaaataaattagaattaCCATTGATACTAAAATCATCTTCAAATCTTAAAGTCTTAATGCATTAATAAGTTGATTTCAAtttcaaatcaaatttaaacgtatccaaatacaataaaaaaaattaaataatacaattATGGATAAAATTAGAACTCAATGGAGAGATTGCCAATAAAAGTACAACACAAAGATAGGcatttgttttattatttgaatggCAAAGAGAAGCAATTAtacatgaataataataataataactattgGATGAAGTAGAAAACTTGGTAGTTTTGATCTTTGGAGATGACATTGTTACCAAACACCGTTCGAAAACACAATCACGAACCctaaaaaattaatcttttgGGGGACGCaaatgataaagaaaaaaagaaaaaaagaaaagatgtaGAAATTAAAAGGGAAAAATAACAGCAAGGAGTCAACATTACcctttaattaattgaaaaaaggGTGTTTGTTTTATGGATCACTAGAATTCATATGATTTAGGTAAATTTTGGAAATAGGATAATAAGAGTTTTGAGTAAAGGAGGTGGGGAAGTTTGGTTGGGAGATTCTATCACGAATTTCAAATTCTTAGCCTAAATAATTTTTGGATTCATTTTCTACTTTGGCAAAAAATATTaactcaaattatttagtagtttcatgCTAGTTATTATATAACATTTGGAATTATCTTAATTTTCGAATGCAGACGAGTACAAGCTGACAGCTCAAGTAAGCAGTTGATTCTTACTGACAGCTCAAGCAAACAGCTGATTATTACTTTCTCCCCTACTAAACTTGCGACGTTCTCGTTGCAATTGAATCGATTACAATTGCTAATTAGGATCGAACCtttgggtattgtggttcgctagtatctCGGGTGGCTCCATCTTATCTTTCACGGATAGCCCTTTTCTCGCAAACCCACTAGCTCCGTACAATTTGTCTAACCCAAGGTggttctgataccaattgaaacagtccgGCCGAAATTAGCCTAAAAAATTTTTGAGCCTACTTTTCACTtgacccaaaatggttaactcaaattatttactaatttcgtgctagctattatatagcATTCGGAATTACCGTAATTTTTCAATATAAGACGCGGTACAAATTGGCGGTTCAAGCAAACAGTTGATTCTTACACTCTTTCTTACTAAATTTGCGACGTcgtcgtcgcaactgaatcgatTATAATTGCTAATCAAGACTAGACCCTTGGGTATTATGGTTCGCTAATACATCGGACGGCTCCACCTCGTTTTTTACGAATAGCTCTTTTCTCGCAGGCTCAATAACTCCGCACAATTTGTCTAATCCAAtgtggctttgataccaattgaaacagacCGGCCGGAACTGattcaaataacttttggatccaCTTTTTACTTAACccaaaatgattaatttaaattatttaataattttatgcaaactattatataatatttgaaaTTACCGTAATTTTTCGATATGATACCCGGTACAAGTTTACAGTTCAAACAagcaaataaaattgaaattcaaattttgaaaacctcatctcatttgaaaaaaataataataaaccacTTATCTCAACCCTTATTCATATGCAGTTACCGCTACCATTCTTAAAAACCTCGGTCACAAGCTCATGTCTTTAGGTCATGTGGTTTATTGACAATTTAACACTAAGAGATAATGCTCACACCACCAAAGCAAATTAGAGAACATTCTGGAATTTCCACTATACCTTATTATAAACAGCACACCatgaattaataatataatataggtAACCCCACCATCCCTGAGCTTCCACGGATCGATGGCCAAACCAACTGTATAAATATGGGGCCTGGTCACCGTCCTCATTGCCTTACAAGTGAGATTGTCAAGAACAGCCAAAACAACCAAGCAAGAATTTTCTCTCTttctatttctctctctctctaatatTTTTCAAGTCTCTCATGGCCAAGACTTCAACAGATCCTCTTGTTGTTGGGAGGGTAATTGGAGATGTGATTGATTATTTCACCCCAGTTGTGAAAATGACAGTCTCTTATAATTCCAACAAGCAGGTTTATAATGGCCATGAACTTTTCCCTTCCGCTGTAACTCACAAACCTAAGGTTGAGGTCCAGGGTGGTGATATGAGATCCTTTTTCACTCTGGTATTTCTTCTTCTactccatcttcttcttcttcttcttcttcttcttcttcttttcatgAAACTTCTTATTTTCTCACTTTCATCAATGTTATCGATCGCAGGTCATGACAGACCCAGATGTGCCAGGTCCCAGTGACCCATACCTGAGGGAGCACTTGCACTGGTATAGTATACTCTACAAAACCCATCATTCACAATACATAGCAGAGAAGAGAAGTGAAAGATTTTGTAAACCAACCTCAGTTTTTGTACCTATTTGGTTTTAGATTTTGGCATGgagaaataaagagaaaaagggGAAGAATATAGTACAAATATAAcaaaaacagaaaaaataaCTGATATGTTGTTTCCAGATCTTCACAAAACTCAAGTACaaagtttatataaatattgaaatagtaTATTCATGTACTAATGGATTAAACTTGATTTGACGCCGTTACAGGTTAGTTACAGACATTCCAGGCACCACAGATGCCACATTTGGTAAGCCCCGGACAGAGAATTGATGAACAGGCAACATGAACTTTTCTACTTTTGCATACTAATCCGTTTGTGGGTTTTGtctgaaaatgaaaattaaactgCAGGAAGGGAATTGGTGAGCTACGAGATGCCTAGGCCAAACATAGGGATTCATAGGTTTGTGTTCCTTCTGTTCAAGCAACAAAGAAGACAGACAGTGGCCACACCAAGCTCAAGGGATAAATTTAACACAAGAAAATTTGCAGAGGAAAATGGACTAGGCCTGCCTGTAGCAGCTGTGTTCTTTAATGCTCAGAGGGAAACTGCTGCAAGGAGACGTTGAAGAGAAGAGGTAGTAATTAAAGAAGAAATTGCAATAATGGAGCAACATCTGATGTTCCGGCAATTGATCTATTATTACAAACTTTGTTTGCACGTAGGTATCAACTATGAAGTTGAAGTTTAATTAGTTGGATCTTAATGAGAAGAAGTTGTTTAGCCATAGAATAAAGTTCAactacttcttcttcttgttaTTGTTGTTGTAAAAGCAAATGAACTCTTGTTATATATTGAATTCGATCATCTTTCTATGTTAATGTCCTTTGTTATAATATTAAGAAAAAGCAGAATCACACAAACGTTAAaagattattttaaaacttGCACCAATTGATGGAAAAAGAGgtttattattaatgaaaatgaATGACAAGCTCATACATCCTAACTTTATTCTAAAAAATCCCAAAAACATTGAGAAGAAGTTGggaaaaaaacaagaaaaaatatGTATACTACGTTGTTCCAAATTGGGAtatgtatatattaaatttaaaatttttttttaacagatAAATTAACAAAGAAGTTTGGGTACGAGCTTCTCAGATTTTCTCAATCTTTTAGCAGTGAATAATGGTGAAGTTTGCTATAAAGTGCATATGAGTTCACCTGCAAAAGATACATAttcttttcacttttttttttttaatttactgttTAGATAAAATGTTGTGTAAGTTTGGCTGAATTTTTCAGACCCACAAAACTTTTTGCATCCTCAgcaattagattttttttttttaattatcaaatttgtattaatcaaatttaaaagcAAGTCTCTTTATACAAATTCAATCTAgaattcaaaatattaaataaaaaaattctctaATAACATCAGATAAAATTACATCGATAATAGAGTTTAACTAGCTCGAAGTCTAAATGATGATACGCAATGGTCGAAGTccagcatatatatatatatatatatatatatagtgtttatttttctttaaataaggaataattaaatttaaaaatgtatGCAATGAAAATTATACGTACTTCCTATGAAatataccttttttttttaaaaaaaaaaaaacactttggTTTGATGGAtgaaaaagaatgaaagaaactaatataattattgatgtaaaaatataataaacaaaTATTTCAGTAATCTATTatctatattaaaatattattttttatctatataaaattttatatcctatcacataaaattttatatcctGCTATAATTTTTACTTACTTTTCAGATTTGTCTAACGATCATAATTTTatctcttaaaatttttaatttaaatctttcCCTTATTAATCAAACAGTAAAGAGAATAACGTGTAATTTAACTAAAGAAAGTTTATTATAAACTCTAagtgaatttttatttataaaaaaataaatttgagatcaatttttatgtattttagatCTTTAATCCATAGAGTTTATCTAAGAATTTTCCTTTAACTAATAacctttaaaaaattttttaaaatagttttaaatattaaatcaaattaatgttCTCGACTAAAGTTTTTCATATATTTGATCGGAATTAATTTTGAACCGTTGAttatatattaaagaaaaaatgagTTGAAGCCGTCCATGCATAATGAAAAGCAAACCCTAAGATTTGTCACAGCCTGAGCCAAGAGATGCAGTGTAGTTGGAGCAGCAAAGTGAAAGGTAGCAACTAAAAATGCCAAGCGAAGCATGATAGGGGAAGCAGAAGGGACCATGGAGTGATCGAAACGTGGAGTTTGAGGACATAAATGGCAGCCTTAATTTGTTGTGTACCCTAAAGCTCTTGTTCTCTTTGCTACCACCACATCcacatccacatccatatccaCATGGGTTTTAGTTTTTTAGTTTATGGCTAAGCCTGCTGCCTTTTGCAACAGCCTTTTTGACTTAGCTGCAGCATCTAGCCTTTACAAACTAGGAACTAATGCTTCTGTAACATCTTCTTCATGTGCCTCATTTCTGATTAAAGCCCTTTTTGTCTTTTAGGTCTtggttttttctttctttctttttaaaaaatattattctaaattctattaaaaacattaataataaatttatttatttcttttattttatttactctaatctaattaaattactttttaaaaaataaataactcattcaaatcaataaaatcataGAGTTTTAACTAccgataatatttataaaattattatttattttttaaatattatcatcaTTCATGTATATTGCAAGTTACCTTTGCCTGTCCTTTCCAATGGAGCTATTTTATGACAATTTAGTATTTAATTTCTGTcgtatgataaaattaattatattttataaaatatatttaaatattttttaaatttaaaaaattaattaattagtaaattaattaattagtcttttaattttataaaattatttactaatgaattctttcatattaaaaatattttaaactttttaataacatttaattattaaaattaataaaaacttttcaaaataaaaaaaattaagtaatgagTTTCTCTAtattacataaattaaattatattaatttttatatttaccgGTTGCATATAGAAAGTTGGAGaattattattagatttttagattatatattttataaaattaaatttttaacttttttcttaaaaaaattgttagataatttattttataattttagtaaaagagattaaatatttaaaattataaaaattaaataatatataattaaaattacaaaaattaaatagtataaataatttaaagagataacaaattacttttttaacaaaaaaataaaaaaaataaattttataaaataagtgattttaaaataaatataaattaattaattgtataaaattttagaaaattgaaaataatttatgattttGAAAATAGGTAAAGGTCAAAGAAGTCAATGGTTGGAACTTGGAACCACACTCACCACCTTCACTTCACTTGCTGTTTCCTTGGAATTTGGACCCAACACTTCTCTTacatctttcttttcttctttttctttttctttttcctttttttcttttacacaTTGGAGAAATCTATcacattctttcttttttcttttttttttttcgatatGCCAAAGATGCTCTTTCAATTTTGTGGTCATTTGTAAGAGATacaataaaattcattatttaattttttttattttcaaagtaaTTAATTACTAACTTTTATTTCATTACACTTTAATTTCTCCACtcatctctttaatttattttcattaataatcaAGTCAATCAAATATttacaatattattaaatttttttaatattttccatCAATAGACAAATTTTCAAATGatgtttgaaaaaaaatttgaaaaaattttttccctaaaaaattaattcaattgaattatgcaatgatattattttttatttattttcttaggattaaaatttgaaaaatatataactCTAAGAATGATTAGATATTAAAGTAACACTGAATTAAGgattaattatcaaaattaaaaaaaaaagattttaaactaaaccagtttaattgaaaaaatctaatttaatatttaattaacttCTCATTACCTTCTtttatatcatttaaaattttaattttgtaaaaaaaaaaataattcttaccCAATCGTACTTGAATTATATTTCTtaagtgaaataaatttaattctttcGTTTAAAAtatgactttttttttaaaaaaaaatcattaaattaataaacttcttgaatttaaaatagGGATAATATTTTTGAAGTAAACAAAAATTTCATATGTGAGATTATGAAAAAGGTGTTTGTTTATTAGATTTGATGATCATAGGGTTGGGTCTGGCCCATTTCGATTTAGCTTCCACCTCAGATTTAAGACCCGTTCCAATTTCAttaacttatttgtttaataattaactaaaataaatttaatataatttattttataagaaaataatttaaaatttttttaaattattaaaataaaataattattaaaaaatttaattaaattaaaattttataaaatgcttaattttaaatagagggatactttttatttaaatttaaaaatttcataacattttaatttattttttttctattaaatttcttatatggaatgaaaaaaaaaagattttttttttattttttcaacttacaaaattttatatttataaaataaatcatgctAAATAAAAGATGCTTTTGtgaataataattatttgtttaGTGATGTATACAATTTGTATgcctaaattaatataattttcaggttaagaaataaaagaaataaattcaaaaaatttcaCCTTCACATCATCTATTTATTTCATTGCAATTAAAAGtccatatttatattttctcatCAATccatttaatattttctaaaccAAACCAtaaatttaatgattaattatatttattttaatattaaataaggaTTAGGTAGTCAAGTTTTATAAGGTGGTGAAAGTTTCTTTAAATTGTAAGTTGGTAGTTAATTAAGCATTaatcaattattattttcaaaaattttcacCATTTTGGTTAACATTTCTAAGTCACTGCATTTGGAATTTAAAGAGGAGCAAACCACAAACCTAAGTAACACACATACCAGATGTTGAATCCTCCAACCACACTTAGCTTTATAGAAGTCCCCTCATATGAAGAAAGATTAAAGTATCGTACAATTCGGCGCTCAAAATTCACTTGTTTTTTGAGCCATTcgagtttttaatgaaataaaattatcattaaaaaatataatttaacagATTTTATTATATCTATAATTACGAGATTCTCTATCCATTAACCGGTATTAATCGAATTTTCAAAAAACTCGATAACTAACTCCAttttaataaaagtaaatatacACAAAATTTAAGATATGTATTGTTATACACttcttttaaattcaaaaaatctaTTACATTTTAAGTGTCGGAGTGACGGTCTATAGTCGCCAACCATATCactctttcttttttaaattgatcaatcgcaattcaatttatttttttatcagatATCAGTTTcacttaaaataattaactgctataaaaaaataactaatctaaatttaattatatatttaaataatttctgAAAGCGATAGTAGACCGCCAACGCTTTATTCTTCTGAAAGTGGGAGAAAAGATAAAACTTGTAAAAAGCATATTCattaatatagttaaaaaatagaattttatctttttttattcttaatattcatttataaaattaaatcaccTTCGCtcataaaaaaatgtttttagattattattaaaattaacatattttatttctttgctGTATATTAAATATGGGATATGTTAAGAAATgctgtaatttataatttaggtatataaaaaagataagtataatttttataaaacaaatggaataattaatagaaaagcattcaaattaaaactttttatcTTTTGAATTtggaatctttgagtttttttttttgtgtaattttaagtattaattgtTAGAT
This sequence is a window from Manihot esculenta cultivar AM560-2 chromosome 4, M.esculenta_v8, whole genome shotgun sequence. Protein-coding genes within it:
- the LOC110614163 gene encoding CEN-like protein 2, translating into MAKTSTDPLVVGRVIGDVIDYFTPVVKMTVSYNSNKQVYNGHELFPSAVTHKPKVEVQGGDMRSFFTLVMTDPDVPGPSDPYLREHLHWLVTDIPGTTDATFGRELVSYEMPRPNIGIHRFVFLLFKQQRRQTVATPSSRDKFNTRKFAEENGLGLPVAAVFFNAQRETAARRR